A window of the Sporosarcina sp. FSL K6-2383 genome harbors these coding sequences:
- a CDS encoding thymidylate synthase, whose product MKQYIELCKHVLETGTKKEDRTGTGTVSVFGYQMRFDLNEGFPLMTTKKTAFRLISSELIWFLKGDTNVKALIEDRNPIWDEWAFEQWVNSAEYTGPDMTDFGHRAAKDEQFAEIYKLEMDAFKKRVVEDDDFANKYADLGPVYGKQWRSWTTGDGAIDQISNLIEGIKNNPDSRRHIVTAWNPSEVEDMALPPCHALFQFYVADGKLSCQLYQRSADIFLGVPFNIASYALLVHLIAHECGLGVGEFIHTLGDAHIYTNHIDQVNEQLLREPKKLPTLKLNIGDKSILELETTDIELENYEFHPKITAPKAI is encoded by the coding sequence ATGAAACAATATATTGAGCTATGTAAACATGTTCTTGAAACCGGCACAAAAAAAGAAGACCGCACAGGAACTGGAACCGTAAGTGTGTTTGGTTATCAAATGCGCTTCGATTTGAATGAAGGTTTCCCTTTGATGACAACTAAAAAGACGGCATTTCGCTTAATTTCTTCAGAATTAATATGGTTTTTGAAGGGCGATACGAATGTTAAAGCACTAATTGAAGACCGTAATCCAATTTGGGATGAATGGGCGTTTGAGCAGTGGGTGAACAGTGCTGAATATACGGGTCCTGATATGACGGATTTCGGACATCGTGCTGCAAAGGACGAACAATTTGCGGAAATTTACAAACTTGAAATGGATGCATTTAAAAAACGTGTTGTAGAAGACGATGATTTCGCAAACAAATACGCTGATCTTGGGCCAGTTTATGGTAAACAATGGCGTTCTTGGACGACTGGGGACGGCGCAATTGATCAGATTTCGAATTTGATTGAAGGTATTAAAAACAATCCTGATTCAAGGCGTCATATTGTCACGGCTTGGAATCCATCAGAAGTAGAGGATATGGCACTACCACCCTGCCATGCGCTTTTCCAATTTTATGTAGCGGATGGTAAACTATCTTGCCAGCTGTACCAGCGTAGCGCAGATATTTTCTTAGGAGTACCGTTCAATATTGCCTCCTACGCGCTGCTCGTTCATTTGATCGCTCACGAATGTGGTCTTGGCGTTGGGGAGTTTATTCATACGCTTGGCGACGCACATATTTACACCAACCATATCGATCAGGTCAATGAACAGTTATTACGTGAGCCGAAAAAATTGCCAACATTGAAGTTGAATATTGGAGATAAATCCATTTTGGAATTAGAAACAACCGATATCGAACTAGAAAATTACGAATTTCATCCTAAAATTACAGCACCGAAAGCTATCTAA
- a CDS encoding BrxA/BrxB family bacilliredoxin — MNAYDEYMKGIVKPMREELASNGFTELTTAEDVEGTMTALEGTALVVINSVCGCAAGLARPAVREAIVEAEYKPDHLLTVFAGQDKEATERMRAYFPEVPPSSPSIALWKDGALAYFIPREQIENFEMEQIKGHLTEVIGQVCQK, encoded by the coding sequence ATGAATGCATACGATGAGTACATGAAAGGCATCGTAAAACCGATGCGTGAAGAGCTTGCGAGCAACGGTTTTACTGAATTGACAACGGCTGAGGACGTTGAAGGAACGATGACAGCACTTGAAGGAACGGCACTTGTCGTTATTAATTCAGTTTGTGGCTGTGCGGCAGGTCTTGCGAGGCCCGCAGTAAGAGAGGCGATTGTAGAAGCAGAGTACAAGCCTGATCATTTATTAACTGTTTTTGCGGGGCAAGATAAAGAAGCGACCGAAAGAATGCGCGCGTATTTCCCAGAGGTGCCACCAAGCTCGCCTTCTATCGCATTGTGGAAAGACGGAGCGCTTGCGTACTTTATCCCACGGGAACAGATTGAGAACTTTGAGATGGAACAAATTAAAGGCCATCTTACAGAAGTAATTGGACAAGTTTGTCAAAAGTGA
- a CDS encoding YpjP family protein encodes MKKWLQKTLIVAVAFLTLGAISPNHQFWTSLQDKDQTKHAEQPPKNADYSIDIADAFVYERSEEPVVSAEESLIATAKELAYVKFGSKIGPVIADEFDEIIFPKIEEAINMTFASSGDIHKRRLAITEKPAGDYAEKIFNIYDLENAQDVIRFHVRTENRPQDGYFYNFHYHIADDGFVAHHSIGDIQWSKNTPPKWLS; translated from the coding sequence ATGAAAAAATGGTTACAGAAAACACTTATTGTCGCGGTTGCATTTTTAACACTTGGCGCAATTTCACCAAACCACCAATTTTGGACAAGCTTACAGGATAAAGACCAAACAAAACACGCAGAGCAACCACCGAAAAATGCTGATTATTCAATCGATATAGCAGATGCATTTGTCTATGAACGATCGGAAGAACCGGTTGTATCAGCAGAAGAATCTCTCATTGCCACCGCAAAAGAATTAGCATATGTAAAATTCGGATCGAAAATCGGTCCGGTCATTGCTGATGAATTTGATGAAATTATTTTCCCGAAAATCGAAGAAGCCATTAACATGACGTTTGCAAGTTCTGGAGACATACATAAGCGTCGATTGGCGATTACTGAAAAACCGGCAGGCGATTACGCCGAGAAAATTTTCAATATTTACGATTTAGAAAATGCTCAAGATGTCATTCGTTTTCATGTACGAACTGAAAATCGTCCACAAGATGGTTATTTCTATAATTTCCATTACCATATTGCCGATGATGGATTTGTAGCTCATCATTCAATCGGAGACATCCAATGGTCAAAAAACACTCCTCCTAAGTGGTTATCATAA
- a CDS encoding conserved virulence factor C family protein yields MNIVTIEPTPSPNSMKIVLDTELPKGTGLNFKKEDAATAPHPVAALLNITGIKGIYHVMNFMAVERIGNVAWESILADVQAVFNEEQGAETEAEAEIDDSYGEVYVHVQTYKDVPLQVKVFDSASEERFGLSERFVKAMEAVHSTEVENYILLRKWADYGIRYGEKAEIGETVIQEIEAAYPEERLQEIIRLSTEGQTVTGQRGKKVSLEEFAVDEWETRFQLLDQMPDPDMSDAPLLGEALEDDKMSIRRLATVYLGMIEDEAVIPYVERALKDKSWAVRRTAGDCMSDLGFEGFENAAIEALNDKNKLVRWRAAMFLYETGTETALPALKDAENDTEFEVKLQIRMAIARIAEGEDAKGSVWKQMTEARMVSPNE; encoded by the coding sequence GTGAATATTGTAACGATTGAACCAACACCAAGTCCAAACTCTATGAAAATTGTGCTCGATACGGAGTTGCCAAAAGGCACTGGGCTTAATTTTAAAAAAGAGGATGCTGCGACAGCGCCACATCCAGTTGCAGCGCTCTTGAACATTACAGGAATTAAAGGGATTTACCATGTCATGAACTTTATGGCCGTTGAACGAATTGGCAATGTTGCTTGGGAATCCATTCTTGCGGATGTACAAGCTGTTTTTAATGAAGAACAAGGCGCGGAAACGGAAGCTGAAGCGGAAATTGACGATAGCTACGGTGAAGTGTACGTCCATGTGCAAACGTATAAAGACGTTCCTCTCCAAGTGAAAGTATTCGATAGCGCTTCTGAGGAACGTTTCGGGCTGAGCGAACGCTTTGTCAAAGCGATGGAAGCTGTGCATAGCACAGAAGTTGAAAACTATATTTTACTGCGTAAATGGGCTGATTATGGTATTCGTTACGGGGAAAAAGCTGAAATTGGTGAGACAGTTATTCAAGAGATTGAGGCTGCCTACCCAGAGGAACGCCTACAGGAAATTATTCGTTTGTCTACTGAAGGACAAACGGTAACTGGACAGCGTGGCAAAAAAGTATCGCTTGAGGAATTTGCGGTGGATGAATGGGAAACAAGATTCCAATTGCTCGACCAAATGCCAGATCCAGATATGTCTGATGCACCACTTCTTGGCGAGGCACTGGAAGATGATAAGATGTCAATTAGACGCCTTGCAACAGTTTACTTGGGGATGATTGAAGACGAAGCAGTAATCCCTTATGTCGAACGAGCGCTAAAAGACAAGAGCTGGGCAGTGCGTCGAACAGCGGGAGATTGCATGAGTGATTTAGGCTTTGAAGGTTTTGAAAATGCGGCAATCGAAGCATTGAACGATAAAAATAAATTAGTCCGTTGGCGGGCGGCGATGTTCCTTTATGAAACGGGGACTGAGACGGCATTACCCGCTTTGAAAGATGCTGAAAATGATACTGAATTTGAAGTGAAGCTTCAAATACGTATGGCGATTGCGCGCATTGCAGAAGGCGAAGACGCCAAAGGGTCTGTTTGGAAGCAAATGACGGAAGCACGCATGGTCTCGCCGAACGAATAA
- a CDS encoding N-acetylmuramoyl-L-alanine amidase, whose product MVKIVIDAGHGFHTPGKRSPDDEREWSFNNKVAQYAIAKLQTYENVDILRVDDPTGKTDVPLATRTKQANEWQADVYASIHHNALNGQWGQHSGIETYTMDNPTANPKSLEIAGAIHPRVVMAMGISNRGMKRANFHVLRESAMPAFLTEGGFMDSTIDISKLRDDNYLQAQGEAIAEGLAVYFKLQLKSVQEQQVAEQYKQSGNHLYQPSMQIIINSTLDVLIRLENKQEGALSPIWREKLSEGTLTDSDAIGILFVALDRGLLGEVK is encoded by the coding sequence ATGGTTAAAATCGTAATCGATGCAGGACATGGCTTTCATACACCTGGGAAGCGTTCACCCGATGACGAAAGGGAGTGGTCATTTAACAATAAGGTAGCCCAATATGCGATAGCTAAATTACAAACCTATGAGAATGTGGACATTTTACGTGTCGATGATCCAACAGGAAAGACAGATGTTCCGCTGGCAACAAGGACAAAGCAGGCGAATGAATGGCAGGCAGATGTCTACGCTTCCATTCACCATAATGCATTGAACGGTCAATGGGGTCAGCATAGCGGTATTGAGACGTATACGATGGACAACCCAACGGCCAATCCAAAATCGCTTGAAATCGCAGGAGCTATCCATCCGCGTGTTGTCATGGCGATGGGTATTAGCAATCGTGGTATGAAAAGAGCGAATTTCCACGTGCTACGTGAGTCTGCCATGCCTGCGTTCTTAACAGAAGGTGGCTTTATGGATTCGACAATCGACATTTCTAAATTACGCGACGATAACTACTTACAGGCGCAGGGGGAAGCGATTGCGGAAGGACTAGCAGTCTATTTTAAGTTGCAACTAAAATCTGTACAAGAACAACAAGTCGCAGAACAGTATAAACAAAGTGGAAATCACCTCTATCAACCATCTATGCAGATTATTATTAACTCAACTCTTGATGTGTTAATTAGACTAGAAAATAAGCAAGAAGGCGCGCTGTCTCCAATTTGGCGTGAAAAGCTATCCGAAGGAACGTTGACAGACTCAGATGCAATCGGAATTTTGTTTGTAGCACTTGATCGTGGATTGCTTGGAGAAGTAAAGTGA
- a CDS encoding LytTR family DNA-binding domain-containing protein translates to MIINESKSYEEVEITINCSHIDNQLARLIKQIRQTSITLTGTRENRTYSLLVDDLYYIETVDNQTFIYTEKEVYECDLKLYKIEQKLSKTHFIRIGKNLIVNTAHIDSVRALLNGKFEASLTNKEKVIVNRHYVKDFKEKFLS, encoded by the coding sequence TTGATAATTAATGAATCCAAGAGCTACGAAGAGGTTGAAATCACGATTAATTGTTCGCATATTGACAATCAGCTAGCACGACTCATTAAACAAATTCGCCAAACAAGTATTACATTAACGGGTACAAGGGAGAACAGGACGTACTCGCTCCTTGTAGATGACTTGTATTATATCGAAACAGTTGATAATCAAACTTTTATTTACACAGAAAAAGAAGTGTATGAATGTGATTTGAAACTGTATAAGATTGAGCAAAAATTAAGCAAGACACACTTTATTCGTATCGGTAAGAACCTGATTGTCAATACAGCACATATTGATAGTGTTCGTGCATTGCTTAATGGCAAGTTTGAAGCGTCTTTGACAAATAAAGAAAAAGTAATCGTCAATAGACATTATGTAAAAGATTTTAAAGAAAAATTTTTATCATAA
- a CDS encoding Bcr/CflA family multidrug efflux MFS transporter, giving the protein MKPVTGSKRIRFAVLLGMLAAMGPLSIDMYLPSFPTIVGAFDTTASLVQVSLTACLLGIGLGQLVLGPMSDVHGRKKPLLIGLAVYFVASFLCVIAPSIEFFIVARFMQGFAASAGIVISRAVVRDVYSGRELTKFFALLMLINNLAPILAPIFGGGILAFAEWTGIFAVLSAIGFLLFVVVLWRMDETNPEQMRAPSSISKMLKNFLSLLKNKQFMGFALAQGFIMAGIFAYVAGTPFVYQNIYGVSPQTFSLLFGMNGLGLILGTQMVGRLTGVLSEKKFLEIGLLMSITSGTLLLLAVLLNGPFLTIVVPIFFFVASIGVISTSSFSLAMESQGHIAGSASALLGLLPFILGSITAPLVGIAGEETAIPMGVIIFTASLIAVLAYIGLARKTLKEI; this is encoded by the coding sequence ATGAAACCAGTAACAGGGTCAAAAAGAATTCGTTTTGCGGTATTACTTGGAATGCTAGCGGCGATGGGACCATTATCGATTGATATGTATTTGCCTTCATTCCCTACAATTGTAGGTGCTTTTGATACAACTGCATCCTTAGTGCAGGTTAGCTTAACCGCCTGTTTGTTAGGAATTGGATTAGGCCAGCTCGTACTTGGACCAATGAGCGATGTTCACGGGCGGAAGAAGCCATTACTGATTGGACTTGCGGTTTATTTCGTTGCTTCTTTTTTATGTGTAATTGCGCCGTCCATTGAATTTTTTATCGTCGCACGATTTATGCAGGGGTTTGCAGCATCAGCAGGAATCGTCATTTCGAGGGCGGTTGTTCGGGATGTTTATAGTGGAAGGGAACTGACGAAGTTTTTCGCTTTGCTTATGTTGATTAATAACTTAGCACCTATTCTCGCCCCGATTTTTGGTGGTGGAATTCTTGCTTTTGCAGAATGGACGGGTATATTTGCTGTACTGAGTGCAATCGGTTTTTTACTATTTGTCGTTGTATTGTGGAGAATGGACGAAACAAATCCCGAGCAAATGCGTGCACCTAGCAGCATATCCAAGATGTTGAAAAATTTTCTGTCTTTACTTAAAAATAAACAATTCATGGGCTTTGCGCTGGCACAAGGTTTTATCATGGCTGGTATATTTGCTTATGTTGCTGGGACACCGTTTGTCTACCAAAATATTTACGGCGTTTCGCCGCAGACCTTTAGTTTACTGTTTGGGATGAATGGACTTGGACTGATATTGGGAACGCAAATGGTGGGACGATTAACGGGTGTATTATCTGAAAAGAAATTTTTAGAAATTGGTTTGTTGATGTCTATTACTTCAGGCACATTGCTACTACTTGCGGTGTTGTTGAATGGGCCGTTCCTTACGATTGTAGTACCAATTTTCTTTTTCGTGGCTTCAATCGGCGTTATTTCAACTTCTTCCTTTTCATTGGCGATGGAGTCACAGGGACATATTGCGGGGAGTGCTTCTGCATTGCTCGGTTTACTACCTTTCATTCTCGGTTCGATTACAGCGCCGCTTGTAGGAATAGCAGGTGAAGAGACGGCGATCCCGATGGGGGTTATCATTTTCACGGCAAGTTTAATCGCAGTTCTTGCCTATATCGGACTAGCGAGAAAAACTTTGAAAGAAATCTAA
- a CDS encoding hemolysin III family protein — protein sequence MTTAYDFKNFREELWNAITHGFGFMLSIPALVFLIIVGVQHGTAVHIVSYTVFGVSMLLLFLMSTLLHSMPVKFKRIFSILDHSAIYILIAGTYTPFLLVTIKGALGWTLFGIIWGLAIAGILFKVFFIHRFEFVSLIFYIVMGWLILIAIKPLFVQLTIVGFSLLVAGGLLYTVGSIFYAWRKIPYNHAIWHLFVIAGSASMYFCVLLYT from the coding sequence TTGACCACTGCATATGATTTTAAAAATTTCCGGGAAGAATTGTGGAACGCAATTACTCACGGTTTTGGCTTTATGCTCAGTATACCTGCACTTGTGTTCTTGATCATTGTTGGTGTTCAGCACGGGACGGCGGTGCACATTGTCAGCTATACTGTCTTTGGTGTATCTATGCTACTCTTATTTCTTATGAGTACACTGCTCCATAGTATGCCTGTCAAATTTAAGCGCATCTTTTCCATACTTGACCACTCCGCCATTTATATCCTCATTGCGGGGACCTATACACCGTTTCTCCTTGTCACCATTAAAGGTGCACTCGGATGGACATTATTCGGTATCATATGGGGTTTAGCGATTGCTGGTATTTTGTTCAAAGTATTTTTCATTCATCGATTTGAGTTTGTTTCACTCATCTTTTACATTGTAATGGGCTGGCTCATTTTGATTGCGATAAAACCGTTATTCGTTCAGCTAACGATTGTAGGCTTTTCACTGCTAGTAGCAGGCGGCCTACTATACACAGTCGGCTCCATCTTTTATGCTTGGCGAAAAATTCCGTACAACCATGCAATTTGGCATCTATTTGTGATAGCGGGTAGTGCTTCCATGTATTTCTGCGTCCTCTTGTATACTTGA
- a CDS encoding lysophospholipid acyltransferase family protein, with translation MLKTIRTFSYLFGYLPFTIRRLMKVKKLSRELDPEVRDLYVDEVPRIWATGIMKRTGSTISVTGTEHLPAGPVLLISNHEGNFDIPVLISAIPKPFGFISKVEVKKLPIINDWMDEMNCVFIDRSDRRSAMNVLEDSVGKLRQGHTIIIFPEGTRSKGAGIQEFKSGFAKIAQDATVPIVPIALLGTSAIMEKNNNKIQPARIQVNILPPIDAETVQLMTRKQLVDHAETKIRQSIELMQLVP, from the coding sequence ATGTTAAAAACAATCCGAACGTTTTCGTATCTTTTTGGCTACTTGCCATTTACGATTCGAAGACTGATGAAAGTGAAGAAATTAAGTCGCGAATTAGATCCTGAAGTGAGGGATTTATACGTCGACGAGGTCCCTCGAATATGGGCAACAGGCATTATGAAAAGAACCGGGAGTACTATTTCAGTTACAGGGACGGAACATTTGCCAGCAGGACCAGTGCTATTGATTAGTAATCATGAAGGGAATTTTGATATTCCTGTTTTGATAAGTGCGATTCCAAAACCTTTTGGCTTTATTTCCAAGGTGGAAGTGAAGAAGCTACCGATTATTAATGATTGGATGGACGAGATGAATTGTGTCTTTATCGACCGATCTGATAGAAGAAGTGCGATGAATGTACTCGAGGACTCCGTAGGTAAGCTACGTCAAGGCCATACGATTATCATTTTTCCAGAGGGCACGCGCAGTAAAGGTGCGGGGATTCAAGAGTTTAAGTCAGGCTTTGCAAAGATTGCACAAGATGCTACAGTGCCGATTGTTCCAATTGCATTGCTCGGAACTTCAGCAATTATGGAGAAAAATAACAATAAAATTCAACCTGCACGTATACAGGTGAATATTTTGCCACCGATTGATGCTGAAACAGTTCAGTTGATGACAAGAAAGCAACTCGTCGATCATGCAGAAACGAAAATTAGACAGTCAATTGAATTGATGCAACTAGTGCCTTAA
- a CDS encoding dihydrofolate reductase — protein MISLLVAHDPDRVIGLNNELPWHIPEDLAYFKKMSMGKAMVMGRKTFDSIGRPLPGRLSIIVTRNATYTAQDAVVVHDIEEAIAKGQAFSGEVMIIGGAEIFQTTMGIADRLYITAIQKKFEGDTFFPQYGAEWKLISTSEDHITTDGIPYSFLVYERNSLN, from the coding sequence ATGATTTCATTACTTGTCGCACATGACCCTGACCGAGTCATTGGTTTAAACAACGAACTACCTTGGCATATTCCCGAAGATCTTGCTTATTTCAAAAAGATGTCGATGGGTAAGGCGATGGTCATGGGACGCAAGACATTCGATTCGATTGGGAGACCATTACCTGGCAGACTTAGTATTATTGTGACGCGTAACGCTACGTACACGGCGCAAGACGCTGTTGTTGTCCATGACATAGAGGAAGCCATTGCGAAAGGTCAAGCGTTTTCGGGCGAAGTAATGATTATCGGTGGAGCAGAAATTTTCCAAACAACAATGGGCATCGCGGATCGACTATACATTACTGCAATTCAGAAAAAGTTTGAAGGAGATACTTTTTTCCCACAGTACGGAGCTGAATGGAAACTTATTTCAACATCAGAAGATCACATCACGACAGATGGAATACCGTATTCATTCCTCGTGTACGAAAGGAATTCTTTGAACTAA
- a CDS encoding class I SAM-dependent methyltransferase, whose amino-acid sequence MTVIITTGGRFDEQSEQLAAQAASILGYPVVERKKRSVIRLQQDYESDVIVAGKDRFELYRLGMDEPFFFHPNSAGFRLKRLLKGESDPLVEVSQLKHGDSFLDCTLGLASDSIIASSITGDNGKVTGVEADPAVAFITGRGLRTFLTDSTQLVQAMGRIDVIHSEAVKFLREQADASWDIVYIDPMFHAPITESSNFTALRQVGVHSLLTQEWMEQAQRVCRRRVVVKDRFDSPVFEQFKLEQKIRPNTKFHFGFIEK is encoded by the coding sequence GTGACTGTCATTATTACAACAGGCGGACGATTTGATGAACAGTCCGAACAACTTGCGGCACAAGCAGCATCTATTCTAGGATATCCCGTTGTCGAACGGAAGAAGCGGTCAGTTATTCGATTGCAGCAGGACTATGAGTCAGATGTCATCGTTGCGGGCAAGGATCGCTTCGAATTGTATCGGTTGGGTATGGACGAGCCCTTTTTCTTTCATCCAAATTCAGCTGGTTTTCGATTAAAACGTTTACTGAAAGGTGAGTCGGACCCTTTAGTTGAAGTGTCGCAATTGAAACATGGTGATTCTTTTCTCGATTGTACATTGGGGTTAGCTTCGGATAGTATAATTGCTTCCTCCATTACAGGGGATAATGGTAAGGTTACGGGTGTTGAGGCAGACCCAGCCGTCGCATTTATAACAGGGCGTGGTTTGCGAACATTTTTAACGGATTCGACACAACTAGTACAAGCGATGGGGCGAATTGACGTCATCCATTCAGAGGCAGTGAAGTTCTTGCGCGAGCAAGCCGATGCTTCTTGGGATATTGTCTATATCGATCCCATGTTCCATGCGCCGATTACGGAGTCGTCTAATTTCACTGCGCTGCGGCAAGTTGGTGTCCATAGCCTACTTACACAAGAGTGGATGGAGCAAGCACAGCGTGTTTGTCGACGGCGAGTTGTTGTTAAAGATCGGTTTGATTCGCCAGTGTTTGAGCAATTTAAACTAGAACAGAAAATTAGACCAAATACTAAATTTCATTTTGGTTTTATTGAAAAATAA
- a CDS encoding ABC-F family ATP-binding cassette domain-containing protein, producing MSQLIIENLTKTVGEKTLFKDIAFTVVSGEKVGLLGINGTGKSTLLSILAGVEEADSISTDHPNRYRIVYLPQEPEFDPQLTVMETVFMSDAPIIKVNLEYEHALQALSADPESTYNQDQYSKFQNQMDDLSGWDINSKARTILSKLGIETFDKKVGELSGGQKKRVALAKVLIEPADLLLLDEPTNHLDVDSIMWLSEYLKNEQGAVIFVTHDRYFLDELSTNIYELADKTLYAHTGNYGNYLEAKAIRAEMAASSDDKLRNQYRSELKWIRRGAKARSTKQKARIGRFDELAEKVKKEDSVGEMDVALKSTRLGKKVIEAIGISKTFDGRTIIDNFSSILQSGDRIAVVGPNGAGKTTLLNMLSGKSEPDSGVIDVGTTVKIAHFQQHAPLMDEKKRIIEYIQDTSNDIEDADGVRISASQMLERFLFPTRAHGTPIGKLSGGERKRLYLLKLLMEQPNVLILDEPTNDLDLETLSVLETFIDTFPGVVITISHDRFFLDRTSTKLWVLDGLGNVDTWFGIYTDFLETYVAPEVVKSKPVVEIAPAEPTPVSQQVKKKMTYAEKKEWETIEVDIEKVETDIEKNEAEMAAVGSDYDKLSVLTASLDELNAKYETLVERWTYLQELAES from the coding sequence ATGAGTCAATTGATTATTGAAAACCTCACGAAGACCGTTGGGGAGAAAACATTGTTTAAAGATATAGCGTTTACAGTTGTAAGCGGAGAAAAAGTTGGTTTGCTTGGTATTAATGGAACAGGTAAGTCAACGTTACTGTCTATCCTTGCGGGTGTGGAAGAGGCTGATTCGATTTCAACGGACCATCCGAACAGATACCGTATTGTTTATTTACCACAAGAGCCCGAATTCGATCCACAATTGACGGTGATGGAAACGGTGTTTATGAGTGATGCGCCGATTATCAAGGTCAATTTGGAGTACGAGCACGCATTGCAAGCTTTGTCAGCAGATCCTGAATCGACATATAATCAAGACCAATATTCAAAATTCCAAAACCAAATGGATGATCTATCTGGTTGGGATATTAACTCTAAAGCACGGACGATTTTATCGAAGTTAGGTATTGAAACATTCGATAAGAAGGTTGGCGAGTTGTCGGGCGGACAGAAAAAACGTGTCGCATTGGCAAAAGTTCTCATTGAGCCTGCAGATCTATTGCTACTCGATGAGCCAACGAACCATCTCGATGTCGATTCAATCATGTGGCTGTCCGAGTACTTAAAAAACGAACAAGGCGCTGTCATTTTTGTCACGCATGACCGTTACTTCTTGGATGAATTATCAACTAATATTTATGAATTGGCAGACAAAACGTTATACGCTCACACAGGTAACTACGGAAATTATCTTGAAGCAAAAGCGATTCGTGCAGAAATGGCGGCATCATCAGACGATAAGCTCCGCAATCAGTACCGCTCTGAATTGAAATGGATTCGTCGTGGTGCGAAAGCAAGGTCGACGAAGCAAAAAGCACGGATTGGTCGCTTCGACGAATTAGCAGAGAAAGTTAAAAAAGAGGACAGCGTTGGAGAAATGGATGTGGCACTGAAATCCACGCGTTTAGGTAAAAAGGTGATTGAAGCGATTGGGATTTCAAAAACATTTGATGGACGAACAATCATTGATAACTTTTCAAGTATTCTACAATCAGGTGACCGTATAGCCGTTGTCGGACCGAATGGAGCAGGGAAAACGACATTATTGAATATGCTTTCCGGGAAAAGTGAACCAGATAGTGGCGTCATTGATGTTGGAACAACGGTGAAAATTGCTCACTTCCAACAACATGCGCCGTTAATGGATGAAAAGAAACGGATTATCGAATATATTCAAGATACGTCAAATGATATTGAAGATGCGGATGGAGTGCGCATTTCAGCTTCGCAAATGCTAGAAAGGTTTTTATTCCCAACGAGAGCGCATGGTACGCCAATTGGTAAATTATCGGGTGGAGAGCGCAAACGCCTTTATCTCTTGAAATTGCTCATGGAACAACCGAACGTCCTGATACTGGATGAGCCGACCAATGACCTCGATTTGGAGACGCTATCTGTTTTGGAAACATTCATCGATACATTCCCTGGGGTTGTCATTACCATTTCGCATGACCGGTTTTTCCTAGACCGTACTTCAACCAAACTCTGGGTGTTGGATGGATTGGGCAACGTCGATACATGGTTCGGCATCTATACCGATTTCCTAGAAACCTATGTGGCTCCAGAGGTCGTGAAGTCGAAACCAGTCGTAGAAATTGCACCAGCTGAACCTACGCCAGTATCGCAGCAGGTAAAGAAGAAAATGACCTACGCAGAGAAAAAGGAATGGGAAACCATTGAAGTGGATATTGAGAAAGTTGAAACGGATATTGAAAAAAACGAGGCAGAAATGGCTGCTGTTGGTTCTGATTACGATAAACTAAGTGTGTTAACGGCATCGCTTGATGAATTAAATGCAAAATACGAAACATTAGTGGAACGTTGGACTTATTTACAAGAACTAGCTGAATCTTAA